In Paenibacillus kyungheensis, the following are encoded in one genomic region:
- a CDS encoding DMT family transporter gives MKTLSPKMTLWLVIFLVTIWGINWPLTKLVLPDVPPLLFSGLRTLIGGLILLGFAMKHVERLQWKRNRKIYAILAVLNIIGYYGLQTIGIGYLPAGLFSTIIFLQPILLGLFSWLWLGEKMNTLKVIGLILGFVGVAVISSGGLEGNLSLTGIGFALASSLCWALGTIYMKKNNQQLDSLWTVTMQLLIGGVVLMIAGSSTESWSDIQWTPSFIEVLLFISLFVIAGGWMVYFKLIDSGEVSTVGTYTFMIPVLSNIFSIWILHESITLSLLIGLVMIACSIALVNWKKAMKAPLVVPVPLNKK, from the coding sequence ATGAAGACTTTATCACCCAAAATGACATTATGGCTGGTCATTTTCCTTGTAACGATCTGGGGCATTAACTGGCCTTTAACCAAATTAGTATTACCTGATGTACCGCCACTTTTATTTTCAGGTCTGCGAACATTAATTGGTGGACTTATTTTGTTAGGATTTGCTATGAAGCATGTCGAACGATTGCAATGGAAACGAAATCGAAAGATATACGCTATACTCGCCGTTTTAAATATTATCGGGTACTATGGATTGCAAACGATCGGAATCGGTTATTTACCAGCAGGGTTATTCTCAACGATTATATTTTTACAACCTATTTTGTTAGGGCTGTTCTCATGGTTATGGTTAGGCGAAAAGATGAACACTTTAAAAGTGATTGGATTAATACTAGGTTTTGTAGGTGTGGCTGTGATTAGTTCAGGGGGGCTTGAAGGCAATTTATCGTTAACCGGTATCGGATTCGCGCTAGCCTCTTCCTTATGCTGGGCGCTAGGTACAATATATATGAAGAAAAATAATCAACAATTGGATTCGTTATGGACAGTTACGATGCAGTTATTGATCGGTGGCGTAGTATTAATGATTGCTGGATCGTCTACCGAAAGTTGGAGTGATATTCAGTGGACTCCTTCATTTATCGAAGTATTATTGTTTATCTCGCTGTTTGTTATTGCAGGTGGATGGATGGTTTATTTCAAATTAATCGACAGTGGAGAAGTCAGCACCGTAGGAACGTATACATTTATGATTCCGGTGTTATCTAATATTTTTAGTATCTGGATTCTTCATGAGTCGATCACATTATCATTATTGATCGGTCTAGTTATGATTGCTTGTAGTATCGCTCTCGTCAATTGGAAAAAAGCGATGAAAGCTCCATTGGTTGTCCCTGTTCCTTTAAATAAAAAGTAA
- a CDS encoding DUF4340 domain-containing protein, with the protein MQLRKWMPTIIMVAILLLGGAYAYSQNFFQQDQTAPVEAKWITFTPANVQQIEVKSLSDDAKTTTTPSSITLENKQNQWQMRTPASYPTNAYAITDWLTTLQAATVHAIVENQPTDVAKYGIDTKQPTIVLTSTDGKQDRLYIGSKLPTDGYYYARLNEGAIIQLSQQTVTDLSATVFSFVDTTPFGWDDQYMTALSWTGQDQDNQWTLKHQANLEDPSQDRWTFNGHSISSEQASNLTDSIKNIPTDQLPQPASQLSSKSPVFTLKVTRKEGERTVTETYQGFQSPDNSAYIEVVDPAHQWAYRLPSESIKQVIQAAQAITSSSAHQ; encoded by the coding sequence GTGCAACTTCGTAAATGGATGCCAACGATCATCATGGTGGCGATTTTGCTATTAGGTGGAGCCTATGCCTATTCACAGAACTTTTTTCAACAAGATCAGACTGCTCCTGTGGAAGCGAAATGGATTACATTTACACCTGCTAACGTGCAGCAAATCGAAGTGAAATCTTTATCAGATGATGCAAAAACCACTACAACACCATCATCGATCACTTTAGAAAATAAACAAAATCAATGGCAAATGCGTACACCTGCAAGCTATCCGACCAATGCGTATGCAATTACAGATTGGTTGACTACACTGCAAGCAGCAACAGTACATGCTATTGTCGAAAATCAACCGACCGATGTTGCCAAATATGGGATAGATACCAAGCAACCTACGATTGTACTTACATCAACAGATGGCAAGCAGGATAGGCTCTATATTGGTAGCAAATTACCAACAGATGGGTATTACTATGCACGCTTAAATGAAGGAGCTATTATTCAATTATCTCAGCAGACAGTTACAGACTTATCAGCGACTGTATTTAGTTTCGTGGATACGACTCCATTCGGTTGGGATGATCAATATATGACAGCTTTGAGCTGGACAGGTCAAGATCAGGACAATCAGTGGACTTTAAAACATCAAGCCAATCTGGAAGATCCAAGTCAAGATCGCTGGACATTTAATGGTCATTCGATTAGTAGTGAACAAGCTTCTAATTTGACCGATAGTATCAAAAATATTCCAACCGATCAACTGCCACAACCGGCTTCTCAGCTATCTTCCAAGTCGCCTGTATTCACTCTTAAGGTTACTCGTAAGGAAGGGGAGCGAACAGTGACCGAGACTTATCAAGGATTCCAGTCTCCCGATAACTCTGCTTATATTGAGGTGGTCGATCCTGCTCATCAATGGGCATATCGGTTGCCGTCAGAATCGATCAAGCAAGTGATTCAAGCCGCGCAAGCGATAACTTCATCATCTGCTCACCAATAA
- the iolC gene encoding 5-dehydro-2-deoxygluconokinase: MKFELKSDRVFDMIAIGRACIDLNATEYNRPMEETMTFTKYVGGSPVNIAIGSSKLGLKTGFIGKLADDQHGRFISNYIQNLGIDITGVVIDQAGHKTGLAFTEIKSPEECSILMYRENVADLYLEPDEVSEDYIKQASVLLVSGTALSQSPSREAIIKAVSLARKHQVKVIFELDYRPYTWTSKEQTSIYYTLVAEQADIIIGTRDEFDILENRIGENEQTIAYLFQHTPQLIVIKHGIEGSYAYTKSGDVFQSKAYMTKVLKTFGAGDSYASAFLYALFAGKDIATALKYGSASASIVVSKHSSSEAMPTVSQIEQLIAADETEAQYRSR; encoded by the coding sequence ATGAAATTCGAATTAAAAAGTGACCGTGTATTCGATATGATTGCGATCGGAAGAGCATGTATTGATCTGAATGCTACTGAATATAATCGTCCTATGGAAGAAACGATGACCTTTACCAAATATGTAGGCGGATCGCCTGTTAATATCGCGATTGGCAGTTCCAAATTAGGGCTTAAAACAGGGTTTATCGGTAAGCTTGCAGATGATCAACATGGTCGCTTTATTTCAAATTATATTCAGAATCTAGGTATTGATATTACAGGAGTCGTGATTGATCAGGCAGGTCACAAAACAGGGCTTGCTTTTACCGAGATCAAAAGCCCTGAAGAATGCAGTATTCTGATGTACCGCGAAAATGTAGCAGATCTTTATCTGGAGCCTGATGAAGTAAGCGAAGATTATATTAAACAAGCAAGCGTTCTACTGGTATCAGGCACTGCCTTATCTCAAAGCCCCTCACGAGAAGCTATTATCAAAGCAGTGAGCCTCGCTCGCAAGCATCAGGTGAAAGTGATTTTTGAATTGGATTATCGTCCGTATACATGGACATCCAAAGAACAGACCTCGATCTACTATACACTGGTTGCAGAACAAGCAGATATTATCATCGGCACACGAGATGAATTTGATATTTTGGAAAATCGTATAGGAGAAAATGAGCAGACGATCGCTTATTTATTTCAGCATACGCCTCAATTGATTGTGATCAAGCATGGAATCGAAGGATCATATGCGTATACAAAGTCAGGCGATGTTTTTCAAAGCAAAGCATATATGACTAAAGTGTTAAAAACATTTGGTGCTGGCGATTCGTATGCTTCTGCTTTTTTGTATGCTTTATTTGCAGGTAAAGATATTGCTACAGCGCTCAAATATGGTAGTGCTTCTGCTTCGATCGTGGTTAGCAAGCATAGTTCTTCTGAAGCGATGCCTACAGTAAGTCAGATTGAACAATTGATTGCAGCAGATGAGACAGAGGCACAATACAGATCGAGGTGA
- a CDS encoding ABC transporter ATP-binding protein gives MLQVQQVSKWFDQRRSVDGIDFEMKRGEIVGFLGPNGAGKTTTMRMITGYLTPSSGQIWVDGLPMHEQSRQARSKIGYLPETPPLYPDMTVRSYLRFVADLRDVSVREQKLRISEMIDRLGLQGRERQVIRSLSKGYKQRLGLAGAIIHQPELLILDEPTSGLDPNQIMEIRQLIRELGEQHTVLLSTHILPEVSMLCNRMLIIHEGKLVLDRDADHIGDSLQQNFQVQLEVKSKPAIVRSVLEHAAFAHTEFQYSHTNEQQEQLITIKLTGIDQEDFRESLSLLLAEARIPVLEMRKEGQSLEELFAKLTTDSPSDGNVNSTSVDDLDTPLPKEDTTK, from the coding sequence ATGCTGCAAGTCCAGCAAGTAAGCAAATGGTTCGATCAGCGTCGAAGTGTAGACGGGATCGATTTTGAAATGAAGCGGGGCGAAATTGTTGGCTTTCTAGGTCCCAATGGAGCTGGCAAAACCACAACGATGCGTATGATTACAGGCTATCTCACCCCATCTTCTGGACAGATATGGGTAGATGGCTTACCGATGCATGAACAATCCAGACAAGCACGTAGCAAAATAGGGTATTTACCAGAGACACCGCCACTTTATCCAGATATGACGGTACGCTCTTATTTACGTTTTGTAGCAGACTTACGCGATGTATCGGTACGAGAGCAGAAATTGCGAATTAGTGAAATGATCGACCGGCTTGGACTACAAGGAAGAGAGCGACAGGTGATCCGTTCTTTATCTAAAGGATACAAGCAACGTCTCGGTCTAGCTGGCGCGATTATTCATCAACCGGAATTGCTTATTTTGGATGAACCGACATCCGGGCTTGATCCGAATCAGATTATGGAAATTAGACAATTGATTCGAGAATTAGGTGAACAACACACTGTACTATTAAGCACGCATATTTTGCCTGAAGTCAGTATGCTGTGCAATCGGATGTTAATTATCCATGAAGGCAAATTAGTACTGGATCGCGATGCTGATCATATTGGTGATTCGTTACAGCAGAATTTCCAGGTGCAATTGGAAGTGAAATCGAAGCCTGCAATCGTACGATCTGTACTGGAACATGCTGCTTTTGCACATACTGAATTTCAGTATTCTCATACCAATGAACAACAAGAGCAATTGATTACGATTAAATTAACAGGAATCGACCAAGAAGACTTTAGAGAATCGTTGTCTCTTTTATTAGCAGAAGCACGGATTCCTGTACTGGAAATGCGTAAAGAAGGTCAGAGTCTGGAAGAACTATTTGCCAAATTAACAACCGATTCTCCATCTGATGGTAATGTAAATTCAACTTCTGTGGATGATCTAGATACTCCTTTACCGAAGGAGGACACAACCAAGTGA
- a CDS encoding LysR family transcriptional regulator, translating to MTITQIMTFVRVAETLSFTQAAHELHMTQPAVSHAIASIENELDTLLLLRDRKKGVLLTEIGEQVLVQFRTILHSMEKVQQQVAAVKGLDVGTICVGAFPSASAYFLPPIIQKIKQNYPNLIFDLHEGSANDVKEWIYTRKIEVGIVLLPAPDLDVIPLCENDMVLLLPDNHPLQQEAHITVQHLHGEDMILCKGGHETAIIEAFDQEKSHLKITFTTHNVSALINMVRQGLGIGIVSNLALSMHPHHLDVREVTPRITSQIGIAIPSVSQASLAVQLLIKTAQELFLESPVLTSS from the coding sequence ATGACCATCACTCAGATTATGACATTTGTGCGGGTTGCCGAGACATTAAGTTTTACCCAAGCTGCACATGAGCTACATATGACCCAACCTGCTGTTAGCCATGCGATTGCCAGTATTGAGAATGAATTAGACACTTTGTTACTGTTACGGGATCGCAAAAAAGGAGTATTACTGACTGAAATCGGTGAGCAAGTATTAGTGCAATTTCGTACCATTTTACACAGTATGGAAAAAGTACAACAACAGGTAGCTGCTGTGAAAGGGTTAGATGTAGGCACGATCTGTGTAGGCGCTTTTCCTTCAGCATCTGCTTATTTTTTGCCACCTATTATTCAAAAAATCAAACAAAACTATCCTAACCTGATCTTCGATCTACACGAAGGCTCTGCTAATGATGTCAAAGAATGGATCTATACTCGCAAGATTGAAGTCGGTATTGTACTGTTGCCGGCACCCGACTTGGATGTTATTCCATTATGTGAAAATGATATGGTACTGCTATTACCAGATAACCATCCATTGCAACAGGAAGCTCATATTACTGTTCAGCATCTTCATGGAGAAGATATGATTTTGTGCAAAGGTGGTCATGAGACTGCGATTATTGAAGCTTTTGATCAAGAAAAAAGCCATCTCAAAATTACATTTACGACCCATAATGTAAGTGCATTGATCAATATGGTTCGTCAGGGGCTTGGAATTGGTATCGTTTCTAATCTAGCCTTATCGATGCATCCCCATCATCTGGATGTACGAGAAGTCACCCCGCGCATCACAAGTCAGATCGGAATCGCTATTCCTTCTGTATCTCAAGCATCACTTGCGGTACAACTACTGATCAAAACAGCGCAAGAATTATTTTTAGAGTCTCCTGTACTGACCTCTTCCTAA
- the iolB gene encoding 5-deoxy-glucuronate isomerase has translation MSTLLRKPQQQNIRPGVTLLHEVNADHSPLHYVGFKMIDLEPGALYDEVLGRTECCIVAVTGTITVSDHEQTFAGVGTRTSVFEKKPTDSVYISNDRSFVVTAETIARVALCYSPSSVQRPTRLIPASENSVEHRGKYNNQRLVHNILPDSDQTVNSLLVVEVITESANWSSYPPHKHDVDMLPAESLLEETYYHEIDPVQGFVFQRVYTDDRSIDETMAVEHRNVVIVPAGYHPVGVPDGYTSYYLNVMAGPKRIWKFHNDPDHEWILQR, from the coding sequence ATGAGTACATTATTGCGTAAGCCTCAACAACAAAATATTCGTCCGGGTGTCACCCTTTTGCATGAAGTCAACGCAGATCATTCACCACTGCATTATGTAGGATTCAAAATGATCGACTTGGAACCCGGTGCACTATACGATGAAGTATTAGGTCGAACAGAATGTTGTATTGTAGCAGTGACCGGTACAATCACCGTTAGTGATCATGAACAGACTTTTGCAGGAGTAGGGACACGAACAAGTGTGTTTGAGAAAAAGCCTACAGATAGCGTCTATATCTCGAATGATCGTTCTTTTGTAGTGACCGCAGAGACGATAGCTAGAGTAGCATTATGTTATTCACCTTCATCTGTACAACGTCCAACTCGTCTTATTCCAGCTAGTGAAAATAGCGTAGAACATCGTGGTAAATATAATAATCAACGGCTTGTGCATAATATTTTGCCAGATTCTGATCAGACTGTGAATAGTCTATTAGTGGTTGAAGTGATCACAGAAAGTGCCAACTGGTCAAGTTATCCACCACATAAGCATGATGTAGATATGTTGCCTGCTGAATCTTTATTAGAAGAAACGTATTATCATGAAATCGATCCGGTACAAGGATTTGTTTTTCAACGGGTATACACAGATGATCGCTCGATCGATGAGACGATGGCGGTAGAACATCGAAATGTCGTTATCGTTCCTGCTGGATATCATCCTGTAGGTGTACCTGATGGATACACGTCTTATTATCTGAATGTTATGGCAGGGCCCAAGCGCATCTGGAAATTCCACAACGATCCTGATCACGAATGGATATTGCAACGTTAA
- a CDS encoding ABC transporter permease: protein MRRMWAICSKELQLYFLNPTTYFAIAVYVLLSSYMFYVSFVGYQPSILDYRLILGNTIFMLLIIIPLLTMRLISEEFRQGTDELLLTSPVTVTEIVIGKYLASLGLLLVLIACNLVYPITMSFFGTMNIPMLLLSLLAVFLLGAAMMAIGLFASSLSQHQMVSAVIAFVLLLGLWIIDSFTMNSDIAQKWLEPFSISSRIDNLVKGVLHGPDILFYLTLSLLFLVLSIQVVERKRWR from the coding sequence GTGAGACGCATGTGGGCAATATGTTCTAAAGAATTACAGTTGTATTTTTTGAATCCAACAACGTATTTTGCGATAGCGGTCTATGTATTGCTGTCTAGTTATATGTTTTATGTTAGTTTTGTCGGTTACCAGCCAAGTATACTGGATTACCGTTTGATTTTGGGCAATACGATTTTTATGTTATTGATTATTATTCCGTTATTAACGATGCGTTTGATATCCGAAGAATTTAGACAAGGAACCGATGAATTGTTACTGACTTCCCCTGTAACCGTCACCGAGATTGTAATCGGTAAATACTTAGCTTCTCTTGGATTGTTACTGGTATTGATTGCTTGCAATCTGGTGTATCCGATCACGATGTCTTTTTTCGGTACGATGAATATACCGATGTTGTTGTTATCTTTGTTAGCGGTATTTTTACTAGGCGCTGCCATGATGGCGATCGGATTATTTGCTTCCAGTCTGTCTCAACACCAGATGGTATCGGCTGTGATCGCTTTTGTATTATTGCTAGGGTTATGGATAATAGATTCCTTTACGATGAATTCAGATATCGCTCAGAAATGGCTAGAGCCTTTTTCCATATCCAGCCGCATTGATAATCTAGTCAAAGGTGTACTGCATGGACCGGATATTCTGTTCTATCTCACCTTATCGTTATTGTTCCTTGTACTGAGTATACAAGTCGTGGAACGGAAAAGGTGGAGGTGA
- the iolA gene encoding methylmalonate-semialdehyde dehydrogenase gives MTEARAVEKLKNYINGEWVESKTTVYEDVYNPATKEIIARVPLSTKEDIDYAVEVAHQAFQSWQKVAVPRRARILFNFQQLLSTHKEELARLITIENGKNLTEALGEVGRGIENVEFAAGAPTLMMGDSLASIATDVEAVNYRYPIGVVGGIAPFNFPMMVPCWMFPMAIALGNTFILKPSERTPLLTKRLVELFTEAGLPKGVFNIVYGAHDVVNGVLDHPSVQAISFVGSKPVGEYVFKRGSNNLKRVQALTGAKNHTIVLNDADLEDTVTNVIASAFGSAGERCMACAVVAVEEGIADAFIQRLKERAGEITIGNGLDDGVFLGPVIREENQQRTIGYIEKGISEGATLVCDGREQISNEGYFIGPTIFENVTTDMTIWKDEIFAPVLSIIRVKHLKEAVETANRSEFANGACIFTSNASAIRYFREHIDAGMLGVNLGVPAPMAFFPFSGWKSSFFGTLHANGKDSVDFYTHKKVVTARYVTPTFE, from the coding sequence ATGACAGAAGCACGAGCAGTAGAAAAGTTGAAAAATTATATCAATGGAGAATGGGTAGAAAGCAAAACAACAGTCTACGAAGATGTATATAATCCAGCGACCAAAGAAATTATCGCCAGAGTCCCTCTTTCTACCAAAGAAGATATTGATTATGCCGTTGAAGTCGCACATCAAGCTTTTCAATCCTGGCAAAAAGTAGCTGTTCCCCGTCGTGCTCGAATTCTGTTCAATTTCCAACAATTATTATCTACTCATAAAGAAGAATTAGCTCGTCTTATCACTATTGAAAATGGGAAAAATCTAACAGAAGCGCTTGGAGAAGTAGGGCGTGGGATAGAAAATGTAGAGTTTGCCGCAGGTGCACCTACATTGATGATGGGAGATTCACTCGCTTCAATCGCAACAGATGTAGAAGCTGTTAATTACCGCTATCCTATTGGTGTAGTCGGTGGCATTGCTCCATTTAACTTTCCTATGATGGTGCCTTGTTGGATGTTCCCGATGGCTATTGCACTGGGAAATACTTTTATTCTCAAACCTTCTGAACGCACACCGCTATTAACGAAACGTCTGGTGGAATTATTTACAGAAGCAGGTCTACCCAAAGGAGTATTCAATATCGTATACGGCGCGCATGATGTCGTAAATGGTGTATTGGATCATCCGTCTGTGCAAGCTATTTCATTTGTCGGTTCAAAGCCTGTAGGAGAATATGTATTTAAGCGTGGAAGCAATAACCTCAAACGTGTACAAGCATTAACCGGAGCCAAAAATCATACGATTGTATTGAACGATGCTGATCTTGAAGATACGGTAACGAATGTGATTGCATCTGCTTTTGGTTCGGCAGGTGAGCGTTGTATGGCTTGTGCTGTAGTTGCTGTTGAAGAAGGCATTGCTGACGCATTTATACAACGGTTAAAAGAAAGAGCAGGCGAGATCACTATCGGTAACGGTCTTGATGATGGAGTGTTTTTGGGGCCGGTTATTCGGGAAGAAAATCAGCAACGTACGATAGGCTATATTGAAAAAGGAATCAGTGAAGGCGCTACATTAGTCTGCGATGGACGTGAACAGATTTCGAATGAAGGCTATTTTATCGGGCCGACTATTTTTGAAAATGTAACGACAGACATGACCATCTGGAAAGATGAAATCTTTGCTCCGGTATTATCGATTATTCGAGTGAAGCATTTGAAAGAAGCAGTTGAAACGGCTAATCGGTCTGAATTTGCAAATGGAGCGTGTATTTTTACATCCAATGCGTCAGCGATTCGTTATTTCCGTGAACATATAGATGCAGGTATGTTAGGTGTGAATCTGGGTGTACCTGCTCCGATGGCATTTTTCCCTTTTTCCGGTTGGAAATCTTCATTTTTTGGTACATTGCATGCTAACGGCAAAGACAGCGTAGACTTTTACACGCACAAAAAAGTAGTCACTGCTCGTTATGTGACACCGACGTTTGAATAA
- a CDS encoding GldG family protein, translated as MKKWIQGTNAVVFSVAVIGIFIILTLFLNSIGTFQVDLTKNKQYTLSDQTITTLQGLDQNVEALVFLNSQDAEVYTREVTDLLAEYHKVNSKLEVKTYDLLTNPTLAKQYGVTESAVVLKKGDTTKIVPVYDMFADGAGASDMSAESAEASASYQFSGEEKLTSGLLSLSSSTTHKAYLLNGHNEFATTDMSTLMNHLKEEHITISDLSLLQEGSIPKDANLLMIIGPQNDLSDGETKLIKQYLNNGGKLFLSLGFNEKMSSSWKNLDSLMSMYGVKDTHAVAVEPKDTSLYDPLTIIPDYGQHEITAKLAANKLYTMMSLSIGLQLEAVKGWTTTPLLTSSSNSYGETNLSGLLESKTERDTKDLAGPFDLGFAVADAKGEPKAVILGGSTFMMDQEIVQQANLDFALNSINDLLGNSNKITIRPQEQEQYQTANLSLSQAKIIFIGTVIVFPLLFVIVGIVLWWRRRRG; from the coding sequence ATGAAAAAATGGATACAAGGCACAAATGCAGTCGTATTTTCGGTAGCCGTTATTGGTATTTTTATTATTTTGACGTTATTTCTTAATTCGATCGGAACATTTCAAGTTGATCTAACCAAAAACAAACAATATACATTATCCGATCAGACGATCACCACCCTGCAAGGATTGGATCAGAATGTTGAAGCTCTTGTTTTTCTAAATTCACAGGATGCAGAAGTATATACCCGCGAAGTGACTGATTTATTAGCAGAATACCATAAAGTAAACAGCAAGCTAGAAGTCAAAACGTATGATCTGTTGACCAATCCGACACTTGCGAAGCAATATGGCGTTACCGAAAGTGCAGTAGTATTGAAAAAAGGAGATACTACCAAAATTGTTCCTGTCTACGATATGTTCGCTGATGGTGCAGGAGCTAGTGATATGAGTGCAGAAAGCGCGGAAGCCAGTGCATCTTATCAATTTAGTGGTGAAGAAAAGTTAACGTCAGGTCTGTTATCGCTATCTTCATCTACGACACACAAAGCATATTTGCTTAACGGACATAATGAATTTGCAACGACAGATATGAGTACACTGATGAATCATTTAAAAGAAGAACATATTACTATAAGTGATCTGTCGCTATTGCAAGAAGGATCAATTCCAAAAGATGCTAATCTGCTCATGATTATTGGACCGCAAAATGATTTGAGCGATGGAGAAACCAAGCTGATTAAGCAGTATTTGAACAATGGTGGTAAGTTATTTTTATCGCTTGGCTTTAATGAAAAAATGAGCAGTAGCTGGAAAAACTTAGACTCTTTGATGAGTATGTATGGTGTCAAAGATACCCATGCTGTAGCGGTAGAACCCAAAGACACTTCATTATACGATCCACTTACGATTATTCCAGACTACGGGCAACATGAGATTACAGCCAAATTAGCGGCAAATAAATTGTATACGATGATGTCACTGTCGATAGGATTGCAGTTAGAAGCAGTGAAAGGATGGACAACTACGCCATTACTGACTTCTTCAAGTAACAGTTATGGAGAAACGAATCTATCTGGATTACTAGAATCCAAAACAGAGCGTGATACCAAAGACCTTGCAGGACCATTCGATCTTGGTTTTGCTGTAGCAGATGCTAAAGGTGAACCGAAAGCTGTGATTTTGGGCGGGTCTACATTTATGATGGATCAGGAGATAGTACAACAAGCGAATTTGGATTTTGCACTGAATAGTATCAATGATCTACTGGGAAATTCGAATAAAATTACGATTCGACCACAAGAGCAAGAGCAATACCAGACTGCTAATTTATCGTTATCTCAAGCGAAAATCATTTTTATTGGAACGGTTATTGTATTTCCTTTGTTATTTGTCATTGTAGGAATTGTACTATGGTGGAGACGACGTAGAGGATAG